A window of Paenibacillus sp. 19GGS1-52 contains these coding sequences:
- the dnaJ gene encoding molecular chaperone DnaJ: protein MADKRDYYEVLGLARDASDDEVKKAYRKLARQYHPDVNKASDSEAKFKEVKEAYDILSDGQQRARYDQYGHTDPNQGGFGGGGGGGDFGGGLGDIFDMFFGGGGRRDPNAPQRGGDLQYTMTIEFKEAVFGKENDITIPRTENCDTCFGSGAKPGTKPETCSVCRGSGQQEFVQNTPLGQMRNRRPCSHCSGTGQIIKEKCTTCNGNGKVKKQRKIHVRIPAGVDDGAQLRMTGEGEGGVRGGPSGDLYIVIRVKPHDFFVRENDDILCEVPLTFAQAALGDEIEIPTLTEKVKLKIPAGTQTGTFFRLKGKGVPRLRGTGQGDQHVRVIVVTPSKLSDEQKELLSQFASYNGESTHGKEQSFFDRVKRAFRGD from the coding sequence GTGGCAGATAAACGCGATTATTATGAAGTACTGGGCCTTGCAAGAGATGCTTCAGACGATGAGGTGAAGAAGGCGTACCGCAAGCTGGCGCGTCAATATCATCCGGACGTGAACAAAGCAAGCGACTCCGAAGCCAAGTTTAAAGAAGTAAAAGAAGCCTACGATATTCTGAGTGACGGTCAGCAGCGCGCCCGATATGACCAATATGGTCATACTGATCCTAACCAAGGTGGCTTTGGCGGCGGTGGTGGTGGTGGTGATTTCGGTGGCGGCTTGGGCGACATCTTCGACATGTTCTTCGGTGGCGGCGGACGTCGTGACCCGAATGCACCGCAACGCGGTGGCGATTTGCAGTATACGATGACCATTGAATTCAAGGAAGCGGTATTCGGTAAAGAAAACGACATTACGATTCCGCGCACTGAGAACTGTGACACCTGCTTCGGTTCCGGGGCTAAGCCGGGTACTAAACCGGAAACCTGTTCCGTATGTCGGGGGAGCGGTCAACAAGAATTTGTGCAGAATACACCGCTTGGGCAGATGCGCAACCGTCGTCCCTGCTCGCATTGTTCGGGAACGGGTCAGATCATCAAGGAAAAATGTACGACTTGTAACGGCAATGGTAAGGTCAAGAAGCAACGCAAGATTCATGTGCGTATTCCTGCCGGAGTTGATGATGGCGCGCAGCTGCGCATGACTGGCGAAGGGGAAGGCGGCGTGCGTGGCGGCCCTTCCGGTGACTTATATATTGTGATCCGCGTCAAACCACATGATTTCTTTGTTCGTGAGAATGATGATATCCTGTGCGAGGTACCCCTGACGTTTGCACAAGCTGCGCTTGGCGACGAGATTGAGATTCCAACCCTTACAGAAAAGGTTAAGCTGAAGATCCCTGCGGGTACGCAGACAGGCACCTTCTTCCGCCTCAAGGGCAAAGGCGTTCCGCGTTTACGCGGCACAGGCCAAGGCGATCAGCATGTTCGAGTGATTGTTGTAACTCCAAGCAAGCTTAGTGATGAGCAGAAAGAATTGCTCAGTCAGTTCGCATCTTACAATGGTGAGAGCACACATGGTAAGGAGCAATCCTTCTTTGATCGTGTGAAACGTGCGTTTCGCGGGGATTGA
- the grpE gene encoding nucleotide exchange factor GrpE: protein MKDQVINEELTADAAEAVLEADSFTADEANEEASGNGGETQRLQELADEYQGRALRVQADFDNFRRRTLKEKEEFSKYATSKLVTELLTVLDNFERALVTAPANPEFEAFTKGVNMIFRQLDGVLKAEGLTAMETVGQPFNPEYHQAIMQVESEEHEEGIVTEEVQKGYLLKDKILRPAMVKVSM from the coding sequence ATTAAAGATCAGGTTATTAATGAGGAGCTCACAGCTGATGCTGCTGAAGCAGTCTTGGAGGCCGACTCATTTACCGCAGACGAAGCAAATGAAGAGGCTTCCGGCAACGGTGGAGAGACCCAGCGTCTACAGGAGCTGGCTGATGAATATCAGGGGCGCGCGCTGCGTGTGCAGGCTGATTTTGACAACTTCCGCCGTCGTACCTTGAAGGAGAAGGAAGAGTTCTCCAAGTATGCTACCTCGAAGCTGGTAACAGAATTACTTACGGTTCTGGACAACTTCGAACGTGCACTGGTCACGGCTCCGGCTAACCCTGAATTTGAGGCTTTTACAAAAGGTGTGAATATGATATTCCGTCAGTTGGATGGGGTATTGAAAGCTGAAGGGCTTACGGCTATGGAAACGGTAGGACAGCCTTTTAATCCTGAATATCATCAGGCCATCATGCAGGTCGAGAGCGAGGAACACGAGGAAGGTATCGTGACGGAAGAGGTCCAGAAGGGCTATCTCCTGAAAGATAAGATCCTTCGTCCCGCCATGGTCAAAGTCAGCATGTAG
- the dnaK gene encoding molecular chaperone DnaK: protein MSKVIGIDLGTTNSCVAVMEGGEAVVIPNPEGARTTPSVVGFKKDGERIVGETAKRQAITNPDRTISSIKRHIGTNHKETIDGKDYSPQEISAMILQKLKSDAEAYLGQTVTQAVITVPAYFNDSQRQATKDAGKIAGLEVLRIVNEPTAAALAYGLEKSEDQTILVYDLGGGTFDVSILELGDGFFEVKATSGDNRLGGDDFDQIIVDYLVSEFKKEQGIDLSKDKSAVQRLKDAAEKAKKELSGVLSTTVSLPFITVVDGVPQHLELNITRAKFDELTSALVERTLGPTRQALSDAGMTPADLTRIVLVGGSTRIPAVQDAIKKLTGKEPHKGVNPDEVVALGAAIQAGVLTGDVKDVVLLDVTPLSLGIETAGGVFTKMIERNTTIPTSKSQVYSTFADNQPSVEIHVLQGERQMANGNKTLGRFMLGEIPPAPRGVPQIEVTFDIDANGIVNVSATDKGTNKSQKITITSSSGLSDAEVEQMMKDAELHAEEDRLRKELVEAKNSADQLVYSTDKVIKDLGDKADASEIEKANEAKDKVKAALETDNIEEITAATEALTEIVQQLSVKLYEQAAQAEQGAEEAAEGTTKKDNVVDADYEVVDDEKNQG, encoded by the coding sequence GTGAGTAAAGTTATCGGTATTGACTTAGGAACCACGAACTCTTGCGTTGCAGTTATGGAAGGCGGCGAAGCCGTTGTAATTCCAAATCCAGAAGGCGCACGCACAACCCCTTCGGTTGTAGGCTTCAAGAAAGACGGCGAACGTATCGTCGGTGAAACAGCTAAACGTCAGGCCATTACGAACCCTGATCGTACGATCAGCTCGATCAAACGCCATATTGGTACTAACCACAAAGAAACTATCGATGGTAAAGATTACTCTCCACAAGAAATTTCAGCAATGATTCTACAAAAGCTGAAATCCGATGCTGAAGCTTATCTTGGCCAAACGGTAACTCAAGCGGTTATTACAGTTCCTGCTTATTTTAACGATAGCCAGCGTCAAGCTACTAAGGATGCAGGTAAAATCGCTGGTCTGGAAGTTCTGCGTATTGTGAACGAACCAACAGCAGCGGCTTTGGCTTATGGTCTGGAGAAATCCGAAGATCAAACCATCCTCGTCTATGACCTTGGTGGCGGTACGTTCGACGTATCTATCCTTGAACTCGGCGACGGTTTCTTCGAAGTAAAAGCTACTAGCGGTGACAACCGTCTGGGCGGCGATGACTTTGACCAAATCATTGTGGATTACCTGGTATCCGAATTCAAGAAAGAGCAAGGCATTGATCTTAGCAAGGATAAATCGGCTGTGCAGCGTCTGAAAGATGCAGCTGAGAAAGCTAAGAAGGAATTGTCTGGTGTACTATCAACTACAGTTTCACTTCCGTTCATCACCGTTGTTGACGGAGTGCCGCAGCATTTGGAGCTTAACATTACCCGTGCGAAATTTGATGAATTGACTTCAGCTCTGGTTGAACGTACTTTGGGACCTACTCGCCAAGCGCTTTCGGATGCTGGCATGACTCCAGCCGATCTTACCAGAATTGTACTTGTAGGTGGTTCTACACGTATTCCGGCTGTACAGGATGCTATCAAGAAGCTTACAGGCAAAGAACCGCATAAAGGTGTAAATCCGGATGAAGTGGTAGCACTTGGTGCTGCTATTCAAGCGGGTGTATTGACTGGTGATGTTAAAGACGTAGTATTGCTCGACGTAACTCCACTGTCCCTGGGTATCGAAACTGCGGGCGGCGTATTTACGAAGATGATTGAACGCAATACAACGATTCCTACAAGCAAATCACAAGTGTATTCCACTTTTGCCGACAACCAACCAAGCGTAGAGATTCATGTACTGCAAGGTGAGCGCCAAATGGCGAACGGCAACAAGACGCTGGGACGCTTTATGCTGGGTGAAATTCCTCCAGCTCCACGCGGTGTACCACAGATTGAAGTTACCTTTGATATTGATGCCAATGGTATCGTTAATGTATCAGCGACAGATAAAGGTACGAATAAGAGTCAGAAGATCACGATCACTTCTTCAAGCGGTCTGAGCGACGCTGAAGTTGAGCAAATGATGAAGGATGCCGAGCTTCACGCTGAGGAAGACCGTCTGCGTAAGGAACTGGTAGAAGCGAAGAACAGCGCTGACCAACTCGTGTATTCAACAGACAAAGTGATCAAAGATCTTGGCGACAAAGCTGATGCTTCGGAGATCGAAAAAGCCAATGAAGCTAAAGATAAAGTCAAAGCCGCACTGGAAACCGACAATATTGAAGAGATCACAGCTGCTACTGAAGCGCTGACTGAAATCGTCCAACAGTTGTCTGTAAAGCTGTATGAGCAAGCTGCTCAAGCAGAACAAGGCGCTGAAGAAGCTGCTGAAGGCACTACTAAGAAAGACAATGTAGTAGATGCTGATTATGAGGTTGTTGACGATGAGAAGAATCAAGGGTAA
- a CDS encoding GntR family transcriptional regulator, with protein MPSYTNNRDILYSVIKNRILTMEYIPGQKISELEIAQQTNISRTPVREAFLRLSEEGLLQIVPQSGTYVSKIDLKMAEEARFVRQNIEKVIVANSCTHITPEQIANIQDIIDLQEFYSKKNQPEKFFDLDEKFHYAFYKIESKENTWNWLQSFNAHLNRFRWIRSSLVELDLNLLIEHHKEILNVVKLGDAQRAEDLVSEHLHLMVDEKDIVLKKYPDYF; from the coding sequence ATGCCTTCCTATACAAATAATCGCGATATTTTATACAGTGTGATCAAGAACAGAATCCTGACCATGGAGTACATACCTGGACAAAAGATTTCCGAATTGGAGATCGCCCAACAAACCAACATTAGCAGAACCCCTGTCCGCGAAGCCTTTCTGAGGTTGAGTGAAGAAGGATTGCTGCAGATTGTTCCCCAAAGTGGAACCTACGTTTCCAAAATTGATTTGAAAATGGCTGAAGAAGCCCGTTTTGTCAGACAAAATATTGAAAAAGTCATTGTTGCTAACAGCTGCACACATATCACTCCTGAGCAAATTGCCAATATTCAAGATATCATCGATCTGCAGGAATTTTACTCCAAGAAAAATCAACCCGAGAAATTCTTCGACTTGGATGAGAAATTCCATTACGCCTTCTATAAGATTGAAAGCAAAGAAAATACCTGGAATTGGCTGCAATCCTTTAACGCTCACCTCAATCGATTCCGGTGGATCCGAAGCTCACTTGTCGAACTGGATTTAAACCTGCTGATTGAGCACCACAAGGAAATTCTCAATGTGGTTAAGCTTGGGGATGCCCAAAGAGCCGAAGATTTAGTATCCGAGCATTTGCATCTTATGGTAGACGAAAAAGATATAGTATTAAAAAAATATCCGGACTATTTTTAA
- a CDS encoding MFS transporter — protein sequence MSKKNKIVTIPVSIGYGLTDLMGGGAFTIIGAWLLFYYTTFVGMSPVKAASIVAIARIVDAIVSLFMGTITDHFYKTKLGKKFGRRKFFLLIGSPLMLMYSLLWVTGMSYWFYLICYLLFEIIAAMVLIPWETLPSEMTKKFNERTKLSTARMFISALGTFLATFIPGRLIAYFGDDNAYAYFLNGLIFAILFAICVFISYKVTWERDLTPAMIEEMEQKAVKKTFGEQVSALGNLFKDYGSTFKIKAFRKHLVIYLLSFTAKDIFNTVFVFFCVFALNISSSRAADLLSLSIIGLPVTLLAGLAIIKFGPSRLYAISYTTMFICILGFYGVYLFDPASKIAILFVLAAVYQIGRCILEFTPWNVFPFIPDVDEMVTKKRREGLFAAVMTFGRKTTVAIATFCVGLVLQESGFVKGETHQTALAISTISNTLLIGSGTLLLLALLFALTFKLNKRTHGILVTEVERLKNNGSKQDVTPETKAVVENLTGYRYEDVWPS from the coding sequence ATGTCGAAGAAGAACAAAATAGTAACCATCCCGGTCAGTATCGGTTACGGATTAACGGATTTGATGGGCGGGGGTGCTTTCACCATTATCGGAGCATGGCTGCTATTCTACTATACAACTTTTGTCGGAATGTCTCCGGTTAAGGCTGCATCGATAGTGGCAATCGCGCGAATCGTTGATGCCATCGTAAGTTTATTTATGGGCACCATCACCGATCATTTCTACAAAACGAAGTTAGGCAAAAAATTCGGCAGAAGAAAATTCTTTCTGCTGATCGGCTCACCCTTAATGCTGATGTACTCCTTGCTATGGGTAACGGGTATGAGTTATTGGTTCTACCTGATCTGTTACCTCTTGTTTGAAATCATTGCGGCTATGGTATTGATTCCGTGGGAAACGCTTCCTTCAGAAATGACCAAAAAATTCAATGAACGAACTAAGCTATCTACCGCCCGTATGTTCATCTCTGCGTTAGGTACGTTCCTAGCCACGTTTATCCCAGGACGATTGATCGCTTATTTCGGGGATGACAACGCTTATGCCTATTTTCTTAATGGCTTGATCTTCGCTATTCTGTTCGCTATCTGCGTATTTATTTCCTACAAAGTAACTTGGGAAAGAGACCTGACGCCAGCCATGATAGAAGAGATGGAGCAGAAGGCAGTAAAGAAAACGTTTGGCGAGCAAGTATCCGCACTGGGAAACTTATTCAAAGATTATGGCTCCACTTTCAAGATCAAGGCTTTCCGCAAGCACTTAGTTATTTATTTACTGTCTTTTACGGCAAAGGATATATTCAACACGGTATTTGTATTCTTCTGCGTGTTCGCGTTGAACATCTCATCGTCACGGGCGGCCGACTTGCTCTCTTTAAGCATCATCGGGTTGCCAGTTACCCTGCTCGCCGGGTTGGCCATTATTAAATTTGGTCCGTCGAGATTGTATGCCATCTCCTATACAACGATGTTTATCTGTATTCTAGGTTTCTATGGTGTCTATCTGTTTGATCCAGCATCCAAGATCGCCATTCTGTTTGTGCTTGCTGCAGTTTACCAAATCGGTAGATGTATTCTGGAATTCACACCTTGGAACGTATTTCCGTTCATTCCCGATGTTGATGAAATGGTCACCAAAAAAAGACGCGAAGGTTTGTTTGCAGCCGTTATGACTTTTGGTAGAAAAACGACAGTTGCCATTGCAACCTTCTGTGTAGGTCTTGTCTTGCAAGAGAGCGGCTTTGTTAAAGGAGAAACACATCAAACCGCGCTGGCTATATCAACTATTTCTAATACCTTGTTAATTGGATCAGGTACCTTGCTGCTATTGGCTCTGCTGTTCGCTTTGACCTTCAAACTGAACAAAAGAACGCATGGTATCCTGGTGACGGAAGTCGAACGTTTGAAAAACAATGGCTCCAAACAGGATGTTACTCCGGAAACTAAGGCTGTAGTCGAAAACTTGACAGGCTACCGCTATGAGGATGTCTGGCCAAGCTGA
- a CDS encoding sn-glycerol-1-phosphate dehydrogenase codes for MSNILEHMRVAAAEMEGGAAFTLPRVVVVEPRALNKVVPFMEEQGWKTPLLVADIHTLKAAGGSVEKGCKEAGIPIHITLVLPNAIGDVIADEASVVQVLLAVQHNKADAIIVLGSGTLHDVARYAAYTAGIPFLSIPTAPSVDGFTSNGSPLIIRGNKLTILAAGPVAIFADTDILRKAPAAMIAAGFGDMLGKYTSLFDWKFGRLTADEPYSTVVAAITEKALSACVTHAEDIGSHSELGIRVLTEALIESGLAILLFGQSHSASGAEHHLSHYWEMEYIRTGRRQLLHGAKVGVACAEISSLYYELADLPGLDNNSQWERVRNEVNRLPTSDRIRELLRTVHGPSTLEELGVSNDLLRRSLEEAHLIRMNRHTLLRAFNEGTIATVLAE; via the coding sequence ATGAGCAACATACTGGAACATATGAGAGTAGCGGCGGCAGAAATGGAAGGTGGTGCTGCTTTCACCCTGCCTCGAGTCGTTGTTGTAGAGCCTAGAGCACTTAATAAGGTAGTTCCGTTCATGGAGGAACAGGGCTGGAAGACTCCGCTGCTGGTTGCCGATATACATACGCTTAAAGCCGCAGGAGGGAGTGTGGAGAAAGGGTGCAAGGAAGCTGGAATTCCGATTCATATTACGCTGGTGCTGCCTAATGCAATAGGGGATGTTATCGCTGATGAAGCTTCGGTGGTGCAGGTTCTTTTGGCAGTTCAGCACAATAAAGCGGATGCGATCATCGTCTTAGGTTCAGGTACACTGCATGATGTAGCCCGATATGCCGCGTATACCGCGGGGATTCCCTTTCTGTCCATACCCACCGCTCCTTCGGTGGACGGCTTTACTTCCAATGGTTCGCCGCTGATTATCCGTGGTAACAAGCTAACGATACTGGCTGCGGGTCCAGTTGCTATTTTTGCGGATACGGATATATTGCGGAAAGCACCAGCGGCAATGATCGCTGCCGGCTTTGGAGATATGCTGGGTAAGTATACGTCTTTATTTGACTGGAAATTTGGACGTTTGACGGCAGACGAACCCTACTCTACAGTTGTAGCAGCTATTACTGAAAAGGCACTTTCAGCTTGTGTGACTCATGCGGAAGATATAGGCAGTCATAGCGAGTTGGGTATCCGTGTACTGACAGAGGCTCTTATTGAATCCGGTTTGGCTATATTGCTGTTTGGTCAATCCCATTCCGCTTCGGGGGCAGAGCATCACCTGTCTCATTATTGGGAGATGGAGTATATTCGTACGGGAAGACGACAGTTGCTGCACGGGGCCAAGGTAGGGGTAGCCTGCGCGGAAATTTCCTCGCTGTACTATGAATTGGCAGATTTACCGGGATTGGATAATAATAGCCAATGGGAGCGGGTACGCAACGAAGTGAACCGGCTGCCAACATCTGATCGGATACGCGAGTTGCTACGTACCGTACACGGACCTTCAACGCTGGAAGAACTGGGTGTGAGTAATGATCTGTTGCGTAGAAGCCTTGAGGAGGCGCATTTGATCCGGATGAACCGCCATACATTGCTGCGGGCGTTTAACGAGGGTACGATAGCGACTGTATTGGCGGAATAA
- a CDS encoding AraC family transcriptional regulator has protein sequence MIHTKAAEVYFPHIRPEICLYAPHFRAVTPGWVCGRHVHHMMFEFLLVLEGRLTAIHGNAEQELAPGDLVLISPMQIHGYGAQHSEGASFFAAHVQIEEAALLHLFETENKAFYRQGHPLTEVLLPWINELMVALQEVPLRTAKVMLKVLNLMEAIQTYFNENTARRLPAAQREPAYLIAKEIENLLRKPTISEESSSLATGEDGESLGSDWLEEISRHLNISRRHCHRLFRQAYGMSPRQYLMILKQQEAMQMLNSSNDTIEQIAYRLGYVNVQSFSRQFAAWVGCTPGGFRKSNPESVVNFLTPTLRQDSGIRAEP, from the coding sequence GTGATTCACACTAAGGCTGCTGAGGTTTATTTCCCGCATATCCGCCCGGAGATTTGCCTTTATGCCCCCCACTTCCGCGCTGTTACTCCGGGATGGGTATGTGGCCGGCACGTGCATCATATGATGTTCGAATTCCTGCTGGTGCTGGAGGGCAGGCTTACTGCTATTCATGGAAATGCAGAGCAAGAGCTTGCCCCCGGTGACCTTGTACTCATCTCACCAATGCAGATTCACGGGTATGGAGCTCAGCACAGTGAAGGAGCCTCCTTCTTTGCTGCACACGTACAGATTGAGGAAGCTGCGCTGCTGCATTTATTCGAAACGGAGAACAAAGCTTTCTATCGGCAGGGGCATCCGCTGACTGAAGTACTATTGCCCTGGATTAACGAGCTTATGGTCGCTCTGCAGGAGGTACCGCTTCGGACCGCAAAGGTCATGCTAAAGGTGCTGAACCTGATGGAAGCCATTCAAACGTATTTTAACGAGAACACTGCCCGCAGACTGCCTGCTGCGCAGCGTGAGCCTGCCTACCTGATTGCCAAAGAAATAGAGAACCTGCTGCGTAAGCCAACGATCTCTGAGGAATCCAGCAGCCTCGCTACTGGAGAAGATGGAGAATCCTTGGGCAGTGACTGGCTGGAGGAAATATCCCGGCACCTGAACATCAGCCGCCGGCACTGCCACCGCCTGTTCCGGCAAGCCTATGGCATGTCCCCGCGCCAGTATCTGATGATCCTGAAACAGCAGGAAGCGATGCAGATGCTAAACAGCAGCAATGATACGATCGAGCAAATTGCCTACCGGCTCGGTTATGTGAACGTACAGAGCTTCAGTCGCCAATTCGCAGCTTGGGTGGGTTGTACGCCCGGAGGCTTCCGCAAAAGCAATCCGGAATCCGTGGTTAACTTCCTTACTCCGACGCTGCGGCAAGATAGTGGAATTAGAGCAGAACCCTAA
- the uxuA gene encoding mannonate dehydratase, giving the protein MKMTFRWFGSTDDSVTLEQIRQIPGMTGIVGALFDIPVGEVWPIEKIAKLKKEVEDAGLELAIIESVNIHDDIKIGLPTRDKYIENYNQTIRNLAQYGIKVICYNFMPVFDWTRTNLAKELADKSTVLSYEQGIVDKIDPTAMLETFKSSANGFSLPGWEPERMATLKDLFSKYEGLTEDTLFDNLQYFLEGVIPTCIECDVKLAIHPDDPPWPIFGLPRIVKNEADLERIVGLVDSPYNGLTLCSGCLGANPSNDIPKLIRRFGAMGRIHFAHVRNIYIHENGDFDESSHLSCDGSLDLFEIMKAYHDIGFTGYIRPDHGRMIWGEKARPGYGLYDRALGVTYLNGLWEAIGKMAQVE; this is encoded by the coding sequence ATGAAAATGACGTTCCGCTGGTTCGGCAGTACTGATGATAGCGTTACGCTAGAACAAATCCGCCAGATTCCCGGAATGACGGGGATTGTCGGGGCTTTGTTTGATATACCTGTCGGAGAAGTATGGCCCATAGAGAAAATTGCCAAGTTGAAAAAAGAAGTCGAGGATGCTGGTCTGGAGCTTGCGATCATTGAAAGTGTCAACATTCATGATGACATCAAAATTGGTCTGCCGACTCGGGATAAATACATCGAGAATTACAATCAGACCATCCGAAATCTGGCTCAGTATGGGATCAAGGTCATCTGTTACAACTTCATGCCCGTGTTTGACTGGACCCGCACGAACTTGGCGAAAGAGCTGGCTGACAAATCCACCGTCCTGTCCTACGAACAGGGAATTGTCGACAAAATCGATCCTACAGCTATGTTAGAAACCTTCAAGAGTTCAGCAAATGGCTTCTCCTTGCCAGGCTGGGAGCCGGAACGGATGGCAACTCTGAAGGATCTGTTTAGCAAATATGAGGGACTCACTGAAGATACGTTATTTGATAATCTGCAGTATTTTCTGGAAGGTGTTATTCCGACTTGCATTGAGTGTGATGTGAAACTGGCCATTCATCCGGATGATCCGCCATGGCCTATCTTTGGCCTGCCGCGTATCGTTAAGAACGAAGCGGATCTGGAAAGAATTGTTGGACTGGTGGACAGCCCTTATAACGGATTGACTTTATGCTCAGGCTGTCTGGGAGCGAACCCATCCAATGATATTCCGAAGCTGATTCGACGGTTTGGAGCGATGGGCAGAATTCACTTTGCGCATGTCCGCAATATTTACATTCACGAGAATGGTGACTTTGACGAATCCTCACATCTCTCCTGTGACGGCTCACTGGATTTGTTTGAGATTATGAAGGCTTATCATGATATTGGTTTTACCGGTTATATCCGGCCCGATCACGGAAGAATGATCTGGGGAGAGAAGGCCAGACCTGGATACGGATTGTACGACCGAGCGTTAGGGGTAACCTATTTGAACGGCCTTTGGGAAGCAATCGGTAAAATGGCACAAGTTGAATAG
- a CDS encoding YfhD family protein has translation MDRENSKIYSKTDKLKMLYEAKNEDVEFSAAEADQEDVEAQARSVEADKRQLHEILKKE, from the coding sequence ATGGACAGAGAGAATTCTAAAATTTACTCCAAAACTGATAAGCTGAAAATGCTCTACGAGGCTAAGAATGAAGATGTGGAATTCTCGGCAGCAGAAGCCGATCAAGAGGATGTTGAAGCACAGGCACGGTCAGTAGAGGCGGACAAACGGCAACTGCACGAGATACTGAAGAAAGAATAA
- the hrcA gene encoding heat-inducible transcriptional repressor HrcA — protein sequence MLTDRQRMILNAIVDDYISSAEPVGSRSISKRGDVGYSPATIRNEMADLEDLGYLEQPHTSAGRIPSHKGYRYYVDHLVPWNSAESAEMGTIRAFFAEKLNAMEQVIQHAALVLSNMTNYTSILLGPEVFHTSLRHFQLLPLDDRTAVAIIVTSTGQVENRTVNIPPEVSVSEMEKVVNLLNSKLVNVPLYKLKTRLYSEIGEEMQRHISHYEELMQVLDTALESDQEQRIYLSGATNMLNQPEFKDVDKVKTILDLLEETPTLLKMMAPESGGTGIQVRIGTENNHVAFANCSLITATYSLDGQALGSIGILGPTRMEYARVMGILGILSRDLTAMLAHWYK from the coding sequence ATGTTAACAGACCGACAGAGAATGATACTGAATGCTATCGTAGATGATTATATCTCCTCGGCTGAGCCAGTAGGCTCACGCAGCATTTCTAAACGCGGGGATGTAGGCTACAGTCCTGCTACAATTCGTAACGAAATGGCTGATCTCGAGGATCTGGGATATCTCGAACAGCCGCATACCTCGGCAGGAAGAATTCCATCTCATAAAGGGTACCGTTATTATGTGGATCATCTGGTACCGTGGAATTCCGCCGAATCGGCAGAGATGGGCACGATCCGCGCTTTTTTCGCCGAGAAGCTAAACGCGATGGAGCAAGTCATCCAGCATGCGGCACTGGTGCTTTCCAATATGACGAATTATACTTCCATCCTGCTGGGACCGGAGGTTTTTCATACTTCATTGCGCCATTTTCAGCTGCTTCCACTGGATGATAGAACCGCTGTCGCAATCATCGTTACCAGCACGGGTCAAGTAGAGAACCGGACCGTAAATATTCCGCCAGAGGTTTCTGTTTCCGAGATGGAGAAAGTGGTTAACCTGCTAAATAGCAAGCTGGTGAATGTACCGCTCTATAAGCTGAAGACCCGGCTCTATTCGGAGATTGGCGAGGAGATGCAGCGTCACATTTCTCATTATGAAGAATTAATGCAAGTGCTGGACACTGCGCTGGAAAGCGATCAGGAGCAGCGTATCTACCTCAGCGGAGCAACGAATATGCTGAATCAGCCGGAATTCAAGGATGTCGACAAGGTGAAGACTATTCTTGATCTGCTGGAAGAGACACCTACACTGCTTAAGATGATGGCTCCAGAATCAGGCGGAACCGGTATTCAGGTCCGCATCGGAACAGAGAATAATCACGTGGCGTTCGCCAATTGCAGTCTTATTACTGCCACTTATTCACTGGACGGACAGGCGCTTGGAAGTATCGGCATCCTGGGCCCGACCCGGATGGAATATGCGCGGGTAATGGGTATCCTGGGCATTTTGTCCCGAGATTTGACAGCGATGCTGGCACACTGGTATAAGTGA